TAGGTTGCCCAGTAGACAAACGGATGATCCGGTTGATTCGGAATCATGATTTTTAGTGTCACGCCTGAGGCGAGAGCGATTTTGCAAGCATCCATGAAACTAGCATCTGGGATGAAGTAGGGAGACTGGATGTAAATCGATTTTTCAGCGGAATGGATCATTTGAATCAGCATGTTCTTCAAGTATTCCGTTTCAGAATTCGGACCAGATGTGACGATTTGAATCGGAACGTGATCGTTTGATGTTTCAAGCGGCGGAATCGGTGCGGTCGACCAATCCGTTCGCTCCCTACTTGCTGCATCCCAGTCTTGTTCAAAATGATATTCGAGCTCTTCGACGACGGGACCGAGAACGCGCAGATGCGTATCACGCCAGTAACCGAACTGTTCGTCCTCTCCCAGATACTCTGATCCAACATTAAAACCACCGATATAGCCGATTTGTCGATCAATCGTACATAGTTTTCGATGATTTCGATTATTGATTCGCAGGTTTAGAATGCCGAGGGGGGAAGAGAAGAACGAACGAACTTCACCGCCATCTTGTTTGAATACTTCAAAGTCCTTTGATTTAAGCTTCCAAGAGCCAACAGCATCATAAAGGATGCGGATCTTGACGCCTTGTTTTGCCTGTTCGAATAAAGCAGACAGCAATCGCTCCCCAAGCGGATCGCGTTTTAAGATGAAATATTGAATATTGATTTCTACGCGAGCGTTTCGAATATCGGCGAGCAAGGTATCGAATTTCTGATGACCATCGAACAAGGTCCGAACGTCCGTCGCTTCCGTTAAGAGGGCGTCCGCCGTCCGGTTCGCTTGAACAATCTTGCGGTACTGGAAAATCGGATTGTCAGAATGGAGTGGTTCGTTCTCTTGCATCTTGATGTCGTGGTCCCGTAAACGTCGGCGTTCTTTTGGCACATGGTAAAACGTATCCTGTTTTAAAGAACGACCGAGCAGTAGATAGATCAAGAATCCAAGGACTGGCACGAAAAAGAGAATCATCAACCATGCCCACGTCGCACTGACGTCACGTCGCTCAAAGAACAGGATGGCAATCGCTGCTGCAATATTTGCGATGACGATCGCGTAGAGCAAGATTGATAAAATCAGGGTATAGTCCATCAATACGAACACCTCGTTTTCAATTAGAATGATTTTGACGGGAGGGAGAAAGGGTGATTTTAGAGTGGTTCCGTTTCATCTCGAGTATCGTGTTCATCCCGATTTCAGATGATTTATTAGTCATTCGTCAAATAAGTAGTTGGTTGCGACACGGACACCAACCAATCGTGATTTTTCTATTAGTCTGGTCTGCCTGTTTCGTTTGCTTTAATCTCTTCTACGGTATTCCTCGTTTGTTTCGAAAACTCCCTTTCTTTCAAAAGCTCTTAACGAATAAACATCTAGCAAAAGCAGAAGCGGTTCTTCAGGAGAAAGGAACGGTTGCCATCGCCACCTCATTTTTCCTTCCTGGTGTTCGTCGTCCGATTCATTATATGGCAGGGTTGCTCGCCTATCCATTTCGCCCTTATATCATCGTGACGTTCGCTGGTACAGGCATCTATGCGTTACTCTGGACGATTCTGATCAATCGTTTAGGAGCCTATGGACTATTGAATCGATTTTCTATCTGGTGGGCAACGCATAGTGGTGTTTTGTTACTTCCTGGTATCGTGGTCTTATGTGGCATCTTATGTTGGATCTTCCGGGACACGATCCGGAACTGGTTCGTCCGTTCGTAGGGCATGGTTTCGCAGTCGTGCCAGCTTCATGATGTTAAGCACCGTGACTTTAGCGACAGCATAAAATGGAACGGCAAGTAACATGCCGAGAATCCCTGCGAGTTGCCCGGCGACAAGTAAGACGACCGTGATCGTGATCGGATGAACTTTTAGTGACTTTCCTTGAACGAGTGGGGATATGACGTTGGCATCAAGTTGTTGCACGATCGTAATCCCGATGATGGCATATAATCCTTTGATCGGTTCATCCAAAAAGCCGATCACGACTGCTGGGGCGGCACCAAGAAATGGTCCGAGATACGGGATGATGTTCGTCGCGAAGATGAATAGTCCGAGTGGTAAAAAATACGGAATATCGAGCCACCAGAGAACAACTGTTGCGAGACTCCCGACGAATGTACAGACGATTAATTGAGCTCGGACATACGAGCGAATCGTTCCGTTCATATCCTTTAAAATGAGCAAGGCTTCCTCTCGATAACTCGTCGGAATGAAGCGAACGATGGCGGAAGGCAACTTCTTCCCATCAACGAGCATGAAGACATATAAGAACAGGGCGATGAATAACGTGAAGACTGTTGAAGCGATGAACTGAATCAACCACAAGATGGATCCAGCGATCGACGAGAAGAGATTTCCAAGAAGTGACGATGCACTTTTCAGCGAATTCTCAAAGGATGAAACATTGTTGTCAAAGGATGGAATGGATGTTCCGTACTTCGCGAATAAGGATAAGACTTGAGCATACAAGCGTTCAGCGAATCCAGGTACGGCAGCGATGAAGGCGAAAAGCTGTTTTGTGATGAGCGGGAATAAGGTTAGGAAGAATAGGATGACGAGACTGAACAAGAGTACTAAGACGATGAAAATCGCCAATTTCCGGGAGTGGAGACGACGTTCGAGTAAATCGACGAAGCCGACAGATAGATAAAATAAGATACCAGCTAAGATGAAAGGGGTGAAAATCGTCGTGAAGAGGACAAATAACGGATAAAAGAGAAAGTCGACGAGCCGTGCCATATAGATGATGCTGAGGATAAGTAAGATGAACAGACCAATACGAAAGGAACGATTGGAAATCAATCTGGACAAGGCAATACCTCCTCTAAGATTCATGGATATGATATCCTTTCCCCAAAATAACTAAAATAATTGGAAAAGGATGAATTAGCGATTCTTTTTTCACATATATTTGTTAATTTTTCGATGGAATGGGTAATGGTAAGTTATGCTGTTTAGACATGTGATTTGTCGTCAGTCTATCCCTTTTTTCCACCTCAAGACGTTCCTTTACCTCATCCTTCATGCGTACATAGTCAGTCCTGAACGTCACTCTTCCTTTCTCGTCCGTATAATCACTCGTACCCCCTCATCAATCACTTCAATTCTTTCATCTCAGATATCTAATTAGTTCACTAAATACCTTTGGATACGTCTTGTCCTGTTTTTTTATAATGACAAAGTTGCTTAGATGAAAAGGAGGAATCATGATGTCAACGGCTCGACTCATTCAAGAATTCAAGGAACTCGTACGCATCGACTCCGTCTCTTTTGCGGAAGGTCCATTCCAGAAAGAGTTGATTCAGCGTTTTCAAGGTCTTGGTCTGACCATTGAGGAAGATGCATCAAAAGAAAAAACGGGACTTGGAGCGAATAACTTCATTGCAAGGCTTGAAGGTGATACCTCAATCAAACCACTCTTTTTTTCATCGCATATGGATACGGTCTCTCCTGGTCAAGGCATTCAACCCCG
This window of the Exiguobacterium acetylicum genome carries:
- a CDS encoding DedA family protein, which translates into the protein MILEWFRFISSIVFIPISDDLLVIRQISSWLRHGHQPIVIFLLVWSACFVCFNLFYGIPRLFRKLPFFQKLLTNKHLAKAEAVLQEKGTVAIATSFFLPGVRRPIHYMAGLLAYPFRPYIIVTFAGTGIYALLWTILINRLGAYGLLNRFSIWWATHSGVLLLPGIVVLCGILCWIFRDTIRNWFVRS
- the cls gene encoding cardiolipin synthase, whose product is MDYTLILSILLYAIVIANIAAAIAILFFERRDVSATWAWLMILFFVPVLGFLIYLLLGRSLKQDTFYHVPKERRRLRDHDIKMQENEPLHSDNPIFQYRKIVQANRTADALLTEATDVRTLFDGHQKFDTLLADIRNARVEINIQYFILKRDPLGERLLSALFEQAKQGVKIRILYDAVGSWKLKSKDFEVFKQDGGEVRSFFSSPLGILNLRINNRNHRKLCTIDRQIGYIGGFNVGSEYLGEDEQFGYWRDTHLRVLGPVVEELEYHFEQDWDAASRERTDWSTAPIPPLETSNDHVPIQIVTSGPNSETEYLKNMLIQMIHSAEKSIYIQSPYFIPDASFMDACKIALASGVTLKIMIPNQPDHPFVYWATYASVGELIQHGAEVYTYELGFMHAKTIVVDGKIASVGTTNIDARSFRLNFEMNAILYHQAVAEELELLFLSDIADSERLTIEKYAARPRIIRFKESISRLLSPIL
- a CDS encoding AI-2E family transporter, with the translated sequence MSRLISNRSFRIGLFILLILSIIYMARLVDFLFYPLFVLFTTIFTPFILAGILFYLSVGFVDLLERRLHSRKLAIFIVLVLLFSLVILFFLTLFPLITKQLFAFIAAVPGFAERLYAQVLSLFAKYGTSIPSFDNNVSSFENSLKSASSLLGNLFSSIAGSILWLIQFIASTVFTLFIALFLYVFMLVDGKKLPSAIVRFIPTSYREEALLILKDMNGTIRSYVRAQLIVCTFVGSLATVVLWWLDIPYFLPLGLFIFATNIIPYLGPFLGAAPAVVIGFLDEPIKGLYAIIGITIVQQLDANVISPLVQGKSLKVHPITITVVLLVAGQLAGILGMLLAVPFYAVAKVTVLNIMKLARLRNHALRTDEPVPDRVPEDPT